In Rhodothermus marinus DSM 4252, a single genomic region encodes these proteins:
- a CDS encoding TorF family putative porin, whose protein sequence is MKHLRHSLLLGTLLLATMVRAQEVQLGADVVSRYIWRGTDFGESMSVQPGLSLSVGALTVGTWASYAISAPGAGANEHDLYLSLSFGAVSIGVTDYYFPAPGGPGFFDFDDNGEGAHYLEPFLQISGPETAPFTLFAGFFAHNDPDNSIYLEGQFPFVVNGVEMGLTVGVVAGESGFYNTGGVALVNLGLSASRTIQITESFGLPVFVRYILNPNPRVERSYLVFGFSL, encoded by the coding sequence ATGAAGCATCTCCGCCACAGCCTGTTGCTTGGAACCCTTTTGCTGGCCACCATGGTCCGGGCTCAGGAAGTTCAACTGGGCGCCGATGTGGTCAGCCGGTACATCTGGCGCGGCACGGACTTCGGCGAGTCGATGAGCGTGCAGCCGGGACTGAGCCTTTCGGTGGGCGCGCTGACGGTGGGCACGTGGGCTTCCTACGCGATCTCGGCCCCGGGCGCCGGTGCCAACGAGCACGACCTTTACCTGAGCCTGAGCTTCGGGGCCGTTTCGATCGGCGTAACGGACTATTACTTCCCGGCGCCGGGAGGACCCGGGTTCTTCGATTTCGATGACAACGGGGAAGGCGCGCATTACCTGGAGCCTTTTCTCCAGATCAGTGGGCCGGAAACTGCGCCGTTTACGCTGTTTGCCGGATTTTTTGCCCATAACGATCCGGACAACTCGATCTACCTGGAAGGGCAGTTTCCGTTTGTGGTCAACGGGGTGGAGATGGGGTTGACCGTAGGTGTGGTGGCCGGCGAGAGCGGATTCTACAACACGGGCGGCGTGGCGCTGGTCAATCTGGGCCTCTCGGCCTCGCGTACCATCCAGATCACCGAGTCGTTCGGATTGCCGGTCTTCGTGCGATACATCCTGAATCCGAATCCACGCGTGGAGCGCTCCTATCTGGTGTTCGGCTTCAGTCTCTGA
- a CDS encoding threo-3-hydroxy-L-aspartate ammonia-lyase — protein MITLLPTYADVEAAARRLEGVAHRTPVVRSRTLDRLTGATLFFKCEHFQRAGSFKFRGAYNALATLPEAERRRGVLTYSSGNHAQALALAGRLLGVRVTVVMPQNAPEVKRAATAGYGAEIVLYDPEQITREELGRRLAAERGLTIIPPYDHPQIVAGQGTAARELLEEVKSLDVLLVPCGGGGLLSGSALSARALAPRCRVIGVEPERADDATRSFRTGRLHRVHNPDTIADGARTPSLGEVTFPLVRQYVDDMVTVSETAILQAMYVLWERLKLVVEPTGALPLAALLENRVAVKGRQVGLILSGGNVDLRRAATLFAELNQPPELPPSV, from the coding sequence ATGATAACCCTGCTGCCCACCTATGCCGATGTCGAGGCGGCGGCCCGGCGCCTGGAAGGCGTCGCCCACCGCACGCCGGTCGTGCGCAGCCGCACGCTCGATCGCCTGACAGGAGCCACGCTGTTTTTCAAGTGCGAGCACTTTCAGCGCGCCGGCTCTTTCAAATTCCGTGGGGCCTACAATGCACTGGCCACGCTTCCGGAGGCCGAACGCCGTCGGGGCGTGCTCACCTACTCCTCGGGCAACCACGCCCAGGCGCTGGCACTGGCCGGACGCCTGCTCGGCGTACGGGTAACGGTGGTCATGCCCCAGAATGCCCCGGAAGTCAAGCGAGCGGCCACGGCCGGCTACGGTGCCGAGATCGTGCTGTACGATCCGGAACAGATCACGCGCGAGGAACTGGGGCGGCGGCTGGCTGCCGAACGGGGCCTGACGATCATTCCGCCCTACGACCATCCGCAGATCGTGGCCGGACAGGGCACGGCGGCCCGGGAGCTGCTGGAAGAAGTAAAGTCGCTCGACGTGCTGCTGGTGCCCTGTGGGGGCGGCGGGCTGCTTTCGGGCTCAGCGCTCAGCGCCCGGGCGCTGGCGCCCCGGTGCCGCGTGATCGGGGTCGAGCCCGAGCGGGCCGACGACGCCACGCGCTCGTTCCGCACCGGACGACTGCACCGCGTGCACAACCCGGACACCATCGCCGACGGCGCCCGCACGCCCTCGCTGGGCGAGGTCACCTTCCCGCTGGTGCGGCAATATGTGGACGACATGGTGACCGTCTCGGAAACGGCCATCCTGCAGGCCATGTACGTGCTCTGGGAGCGGCTCAAGCTGGTGGTCGAACCCACCGGCGCGCTGCCGCTGGCCGCCCTGCTCGAAAACCGGGTGGCCGTCAAGGGCCGGCAGGTCGGACTGATCCTCAGCGGCGGCAACGTCGATCTGCGCCGCGCCGCCACGCTCTTTGCCGAACTGAACCAACCGCCCGAATTGCCCCCCAGCGTATGA
- a CDS encoding DUF4342 domain-containing protein — protein sequence MAEPRQHFETFKVKGGQLLDRIREIIEEGNARRVILKKDDRVLLEFPLSVGVGGAAAAVLFAPTLAAVGAIAALVSDVDVIIERRPPPPQELPPAEQTSGENAAQSPGN from the coding sequence ATGGCCGAGCCCAGACAGCATTTTGAGACATTCAAGGTCAAGGGCGGACAGTTGCTCGATCGCATTCGCGAAATCATCGAGGAAGGAAATGCCCGGCGCGTTATTCTGAAAAAGGACGATCGCGTCCTGCTGGAATTTCCGCTCTCGGTGGGAGTCGGCGGTGCGGCGGCCGCCGTGTTGTTTGCGCCGACGCTGGCTGCGGTCGGCGCCATTGCCGCCCTGGTCAGCGACGTGGACGTGATCATCGAGCGGCGCCCCCCACCGCCCCAGGAGTTGCCCCCTGCCGAGCAGACTTCTGGTGAAAACGCAGCGCAATCGCCCGGCAACTGA
- a CDS encoding putative nucleotidyltransferase substrate binding domain-containing protein: MEGETVSLDHLEELLDDSPPFNVLSGAERRQLFGEALLAFYEPGTEILAQGVVPAHPRYLYLVVSGAVQLTDTESGRLIDRCDEGAVFGHYALLREGPLPYEARAIEPTQCVLIPEAAFFRVYRSNRAFAAFFDNDLAAFSARLRREQADAVGAPLLLNTPLCTLVRRSPIGCAPETPVQEAARIMRAERIGSILVMDAERRPVGILTNSDLRDKVVAEGRLPDMPVEALMSAPPVTIAADAPILEGLVLMARHGFHHLVLTEDGTAASPVVGVISGQDIAHARGHDPVATIKRIEQADSLALLASLREETFVLLRQLRHQGVPAVDLLRISTELSDRVAVRVLELVEAQLREERPDQTPELPWVWMALGSEGRREMSFKADQDNALIYADPHDEARARRAEEWFGELARRANDALEQVGFPRCPADMMASNPRWRQALSGWKRTFRRWIFEPDEKALLHASIFFDLRALYGAGELVEQLKDDLQQALQEERGFLPFMMRNALRNRPPLSFFRRFVLDRSGEQRPGFDIKLRGLMPIVDLARILALEAGYLRTTGTLDRLQAAAERIHEVRQTCQNLQEAYRLLTEVRLDHQLRQIEAGQPPDNHIVPEQLSGVQRKMLKIVFSMIQEAQEALAMRYGAHMIRM; this comes from the coding sequence ATGGAAGGCGAAACCGTCAGCCTGGATCACCTGGAAGAACTGCTCGACGACAGCCCGCCGTTCAACGTGCTCTCGGGCGCCGAGCGACGCCAGCTTTTCGGCGAAGCGCTGCTGGCCTTCTACGAGCCCGGCACGGAAATCCTGGCGCAGGGTGTGGTGCCCGCACATCCCCGCTACCTGTACCTGGTGGTTTCCGGAGCGGTGCAGCTGACGGACACCGAAAGCGGGCGGCTGATCGACCGCTGCGACGAGGGCGCCGTGTTCGGGCATTACGCATTGCTTCGCGAAGGACCGCTGCCCTACGAGGCGCGGGCCATCGAACCCACGCAGTGCGTGCTGATTCCGGAGGCAGCCTTTTTCCGGGTGTATCGTTCCAATCGGGCCTTTGCCGCCTTTTTTGACAACGATCTGGCCGCGTTTTCCGCGCGGCTGCGCCGCGAGCAGGCCGACGCGGTGGGCGCACCGCTGCTCCTGAACACGCCGTTGTGCACGCTGGTCCGGCGTTCACCCATCGGATGTGCGCCCGAAACACCGGTGCAGGAAGCCGCCCGGATCATGCGGGCCGAGCGGATCGGCTCCATTCTGGTGATGGACGCCGAGCGGCGTCCTGTGGGTATTCTGACCAACAGTGACCTGCGCGACAAGGTGGTGGCCGAGGGACGACTGCCCGACATGCCCGTCGAGGCGCTGATGAGTGCGCCGCCGGTGACGATCGCCGCCGACGCACCCATCCTGGAAGGGCTGGTGCTGATGGCGCGGCATGGGTTTCATCATCTGGTGCTCACCGAAGACGGCACGGCTGCAAGCCCGGTGGTGGGCGTCATCTCCGGGCAGGACATCGCGCACGCCCGCGGGCATGATCCGGTGGCGACCATCAAGCGCATCGAGCAGGCCGATTCGCTGGCCCTGCTGGCTTCGCTGCGTGAGGAGACGTTCGTGCTGTTGCGGCAGCTCCGGCACCAGGGCGTTCCGGCCGTCGATCTGCTGCGCATCAGCACGGAGCTGAGCGACCGGGTGGCGGTGCGTGTGCTGGAGCTTGTCGAAGCGCAACTGCGGGAAGAGCGGCCCGACCAGACGCCGGAGCTGCCGTGGGTCTGGATGGCGCTGGGCAGCGAAGGGCGCCGGGAAATGAGTTTCAAGGCGGATCAGGACAACGCGCTCATCTATGCGGATCCGCATGACGAAGCGCGGGCACGCCGGGCCGAAGAGTGGTTCGGCGAACTGGCGCGCCGGGCCAACGACGCGCTGGAGCAGGTGGGCTTCCCGCGCTGTCCGGCCGACATGATGGCCTCCAACCCCCGATGGCGACAGGCGCTCAGTGGATGGAAGCGCACGTTCCGGCGCTGGATCTTTGAACCTGACGAAAAGGCGCTGTTGCACGCTTCGATCTTTTTCGACCTGCGGGCCCTTTACGGCGCCGGTGAGCTGGTCGAGCAACTCAAGGACGATCTGCAACAGGCGCTGCAGGAAGAACGTGGCTTTCTGCCGTTCATGATGCGCAATGCGCTGCGTAACCGGCCGCCGCTTTCGTTTTTCCGCCGTTTCGTGCTGGATCGCTCCGGCGAGCAGCGCCCCGGCTTCGACATCAAGCTGCGCGGGCTGATGCCGATCGTCGATCTGGCCCGCATTCTGGCGCTGGAAGCCGGTTACCTGCGCACGACCGGAACGCTCGACCGACTCCAGGCGGCCGCCGAGCGGATTCACGAGGTTCGCCAGACCTGCCAGAATCTGCAGGAAGCCTATCGTCTGCTGACCGAGGTGCGGCTGGATCATCAGCTCCGCCAGATCGAAGCGGGGCAGCCGCCCGATAATCACATCGTACCGGAACAGCTCAGCGGCGTGCAGCGCAAAATGCTCAAAATCGTCTTTTCGATGATTCAGGAGGCGCAGGAAGCGCTTGCCATGCGTTACGGGGCCCACATGATTCGCATGTGA
- the dnaJ gene encoding molecular chaperone DnaJ, whose product MRDYYEVLGVDRNATQEEIKRAYRKLALQYHPDRNPGDKEAEARFKEIAEAYEVLSDPEKRRRYDRYGHAGVRGNGMPEGGPFEDLNDIFSAFHDIFGASGSVFEEVFGGGRRRTRREAHGRAGGDVHVKVQLTLEEIAEGTEKEVTVRKYVPCATCNGTGAEGGTAGYTTCPTCRGAGELRQVSRSIFGQFINIQTCPHCGGAGRILRNRCPDCGGSGRRMSEETIRVTIPPGALEGHYLTIRGAGHAGVKGGPPGDLIVEIEELPHEHFVREGLDIYYDLVISFPDAALGTEVEVPTLRGRARLQIDPGIQSGKILRMRGRGLPELNGPGRGDQFVRVHVWTPTELTDEERQILERLRHAPSFRPRLEEGRRSFFSRFKDAFR is encoded by the coding sequence ATGCGCGACTACTACGAGGTGCTCGGGGTGGATCGCAACGCCACCCAGGAAGAAATCAAGCGAGCTTATCGCAAGCTGGCGCTCCAGTACCACCCCGACCGCAATCCCGGCGACAAAGAGGCAGAGGCGCGCTTTAAAGAGATCGCCGAAGCCTACGAGGTCCTTTCGGATCCCGAGAAACGGCGTCGCTACGACCGCTACGGCCATGCCGGCGTGCGGGGCAACGGCATGCCGGAAGGGGGACCTTTTGAGGACTTGAACGACATCTTCAGCGCCTTCCACGACATTTTCGGCGCCTCGGGCTCCGTTTTCGAGGAGGTGTTCGGCGGGGGGCGTCGCCGCACACGCCGGGAAGCGCACGGCCGCGCCGGTGGCGACGTCCACGTCAAGGTGCAGCTGACGCTGGAGGAGATCGCCGAGGGCACGGAAAAAGAAGTCACCGTCCGCAAATACGTGCCCTGTGCCACCTGCAACGGCACCGGTGCCGAAGGCGGAACGGCCGGCTATACGACCTGCCCCACCTGCCGGGGGGCGGGCGAGCTGCGCCAGGTGTCGCGCTCCATTTTCGGCCAGTTCATCAACATCCAGACGTGCCCGCACTGCGGCGGGGCCGGACGCATTCTGCGCAACCGGTGTCCGGACTGCGGCGGGAGCGGCCGCCGCATGAGCGAGGAGACGATCCGGGTGACGATCCCGCCCGGCGCGCTCGAAGGCCACTACCTGACCATCCGGGGAGCCGGTCATGCAGGCGTCAAAGGCGGACCGCCCGGTGACCTGATCGTCGAGATCGAAGAGCTCCCGCATGAACACTTCGTGCGGGAAGGGCTGGACATCTACTACGACCTGGTCATCTCCTTCCCGGACGCCGCGCTGGGTACGGAGGTCGAAGTGCCCACCCTGCGGGGCCGGGCCCGGCTGCAGATCGATCCGGGCATTCAGTCCGGAAAGATTCTGCGCATGCGCGGCCGCGGCCTTCCGGAGTTGAACGGGCCGGGACGGGGCGACCAGTTCGTCCGCGTTCATGTCTGGACGCCTACGGAGCTGACCGACGAAGAACGACAGATTCTGGAACGTCTCCGGCATGCGCCTTCCTTCCGGCCACGCCTTGAAGAAGGACGCCGCTCCTTCTTCAGTCGCTTCAAGGATGCCTTCCGTTGA
- a CDS encoding TIGR02757 family protein — translation MIVDRQMLDALVARYEQPDFIASDPIAIPHAFDDARDQEVIGLYAALLAWGRRSIILQKLEELCARMDYRPYRFVRFFDPERDAERLRTFRHRTFQPEDALWLTRNLQALLARYDTIEHFVAAHLPADAPDIGPAIEALSRALCGLPGTPPRLRKHLPRPSTGSACKRLALYFRWMVRPGPVDLGLWRAVRPAQLVLPLDVHVGRQARAWGLLRRKANDWKAVQELTAVCRRFCPDDPVRYDFALFGAALLSSLPEASSSPTAR, via the coding sequence ATGATTGTCGATCGCCAGATGCTGGACGCGCTGGTTGCGCGCTACGAGCAGCCGGACTTCATCGCCTCCGACCCGATCGCCATCCCACACGCCTTCGACGACGCGCGTGATCAGGAAGTGATCGGGCTGTACGCCGCGTTGCTGGCCTGGGGGCGTCGGTCGATCATTCTGCAAAAGCTGGAAGAACTGTGCGCACGCATGGACTACCGGCCCTATCGTTTCGTGCGCTTTTTCGACCCCGAGCGCGATGCGGAGCGGCTGCGCACGTTTCGGCATCGCACGTTTCAGCCGGAAGATGCGCTCTGGCTGACGCGCAACCTGCAGGCTCTGCTGGCCCGCTACGACACGATTGAACACTTCGTGGCCGCGCACCTGCCGGCCGACGCGCCGGACATCGGTCCGGCCATCGAGGCGTTGAGCCGGGCGCTCTGCGGGCTGCCGGGCACCCCTCCCCGCCTGCGCAAGCACCTGCCCCGCCCTTCCACGGGTAGCGCCTGCAAACGGCTGGCACTTTACTTTCGCTGGATGGTGCGGCCCGGACCGGTCGATCTGGGGCTGTGGCGCGCGGTACGCCCGGCGCAACTGGTGCTGCCACTGGACGTGCACGTCGGACGCCAGGCGCGGGCCTGGGGACTGCTCCGGCGTAAAGCCAACGACTGGAAAGCGGTGCAGGAGCTGACGGCCGTCTGTCGCCGCTTCTGTCCGGACGATCCGGTGCGCTACGACTTTGCGCTGTTCGGCGCGGCGCTGTTGAGCAGCTTGCCGGAGGCCAGCTCCTCGCCGACGGCCCGGTAG
- a CDS encoding aminodeoxychorismate synthase component I produces the protein MHPLLLPGTVWLDTAQPDEENRRSLLFMRPVRVLQADTPEQVPALLRALDGAVAAGYYVAGYMAYEAGYALAPVPLQVPDETGPLAWFGVYEMPHVLAPASTAALAGKTGDYAVRDLHLALSREAYRERVQHIRALIREGEVYQINFTLPLRFRFEGDPIAFFLALRRQQPVPYAAFVNTGERLVLSLSPELFFRRNGEQIYTRPMKGTARRSSLPEEDARLAEALRTDEKNRAENLMIVDLLRNDLSVCCEPGSVAVSELFRVEAYPTVWQMTSTVTGRLRSGVGYAELFRALFPSGSVTGAPKLRAMQHIARLEPAPRGVYCGAIGYAAPDGEAVFNVAIRTLELAGSEGRMGVGSGIVWDSDPDAEYEECWLKGQFLRAAAEPFALIETMRCEQGRIPLLELHLERLRRSAAHFGFALDEGRVRAQLEQVQQALDPAKVWRLRLTLEVSGQTQLTTAELEPEPDRPWRLCVARERLDPSDPLRYHKTTRRAHYEAAYLQAQAAGFDEVLFLNTRDEVCEGSRTNLFVQLDGRLYTPPVSCGLLPGVYRQHVLRTRPDVEERVLTLADLRRAEALYVCNAVRGWRPAVLAVPEPVLTTL, from the coding sequence ATGCATCCCCTGCTGCTGCCGGGCACGGTCTGGCTCGACACCGCCCAGCCGGACGAAGAAAACCGCCGGAGTCTGCTGTTCATGCGGCCGGTCCGGGTGCTGCAGGCCGACACCCCGGAGCAGGTGCCAGCGCTGCTGCGGGCGCTCGACGGTGCCGTCGCGGCCGGTTACTACGTGGCCGGCTACATGGCCTACGAGGCCGGCTATGCGCTGGCCCCCGTGCCGCTTCAGGTGCCTGACGAAACCGGACCGCTTGCCTGGTTCGGCGTCTATGAAATGCCGCACGTGCTGGCACCGGCCAGTACAGCCGCGCTGGCAGGGAAGACCGGCGATTATGCCGTGCGGGATCTGCACCTGGCGCTTTCGCGCGAGGCCTATCGCGAGCGCGTGCAGCACATCCGCGCACTGATCCGGGAAGGCGAAGTCTATCAGATCAACTTCACGCTGCCGCTGCGTTTTCGCTTCGAGGGCGATCCGATCGCGTTTTTCCTGGCCCTTCGGCGCCAGCAACCGGTTCCCTACGCCGCCTTTGTCAACACGGGCGAGCGGCTGGTGCTGAGCCTCTCGCCAGAGCTTTTCTTCCGGCGCAACGGCGAACAGATCTATACGCGTCCGATGAAAGGCACGGCGCGGCGTTCGTCGCTCCCGGAGGAAGATGCCCGGTTGGCCGAGGCGTTGCGCACCGACGAAAAGAACCGGGCGGAAAACCTGATGATCGTCGATCTGCTGCGCAACGACCTGTCGGTCTGCTGCGAGCCGGGTTCGGTGGCGGTCTCCGAGCTGTTTCGCGTCGAAGCCTATCCGACGGTCTGGCAGATGACCTCGACGGTAACGGGACGGCTTCGGTCCGGGGTGGGCTATGCCGAGCTGTTCCGGGCGCTGTTTCCGTCGGGGTCCGTGACCGGCGCGCCCAAGCTCCGGGCCATGCAGCACATTGCACGGCTGGAACCGGCTCCGCGGGGGGTCTACTGTGGCGCGATCGGCTATGCGGCACCGGACGGCGAGGCGGTGTTCAACGTGGCCATCCGCACGCTGGAGCTGGCCGGATCGGAAGGGCGTATGGGCGTGGGCAGCGGGATCGTGTGGGACTCCGATCCGGACGCGGAATACGAGGAGTGCTGGCTGAAGGGGCAGTTTCTGCGGGCGGCCGCCGAGCCGTTTGCGCTGATCGAAACGATGCGCTGCGAACAGGGGCGCATTCCGCTGCTGGAACTGCACCTGGAGCGTCTGCGCCGGTCCGCCGCGCATTTCGGGTTTGCGCTGGACGAAGGGCGGGTGCGGGCCCAGCTGGAGCAGGTGCAGCAGGCGCTGGACCCTGCGAAGGTGTGGCGGTTGCGTCTGACGCTGGAGGTTTCGGGCCAGACGCAGCTGACCACCGCCGAGCTCGAACCGGAGCCGGATCGACCCTGGCGGCTCTGCGTGGCGCGGGAGCGGCTGGACCCTTCCGATCCGCTGCGCTACCACAAGACGACGCGCCGCGCGCACTACGAGGCGGCCTACCTGCAGGCGCAGGCGGCCGGCTTCGACGAGGTGCTGTTTCTGAACACGCGGGATGAGGTCTGCGAGGGTTCACGCACCAACCTGTTCGTGCAGCTCGACGGGCGGCTCTACACGCCGCCGGTTTCGTGCGGACTGCTGCCCGGGGTGTACCGGCAGCACGTGCTGCGCACGCGTCCGGATGTCGAAGAACGGGTGCTGACGCTGGCCGATCTGCGCCGGGCCGAGGCGCTCTACGTATGCAATGCCGTGCGCGGCTGGCGACCGGCCGTGCTGGCGGTGCCCGAACCGGTGCTCACAACGCTCTGA
- a CDS encoding PAS domain S-box protein, protein MQPAFLEVRPIPSVRAEPVSLVVDREGIIRSVSPGHSSWLGPGRHRLLGHPWWGLVHRHDLDLALHYVQCVQDGVAAPRVWRVRVRTGTGTWRWAQMMAMRQHDGFIRLWLNPLEAAG, encoded by the coding sequence ATGCAGCCGGCCTTTCTGGAAGTTCGTCCAATTCCTTCGGTACGGGCGGAGCCCGTCTCCCTTGTGGTGGACCGAGAGGGAATCATTCGCTCGGTGAGCCCCGGCCACAGCAGCTGGCTGGGACCGGGACGGCATCGACTGCTGGGGCATCCCTGGTGGGGACTGGTGCATCGTCACGATCTGGACCTGGCGCTGCATTACGTGCAGTGCGTGCAGGATGGGGTAGCGGCACCGCGGGTCTGGCGGGTGCGTGTGCGCACGGGGACGGGCACGTGGCGCTGGGCGCAGATGATGGCCATGCGGCAGCATGACGGGTTCATCCGCCTGTGGCTGAATCCGTTAGAAGCGGCCGGCTGA
- a CDS encoding flavin reductase family protein, whose protein sequence is MSHVTAPALGEALRQVMRRVPSPVTVVTAAARGEMRGITIGSFTSVSLNPPLISFNVAQQARMHPLLLEARHFAVHILGTEQVALGRRFAEPGLSGAEQFEGLAYRLHPEGTPVLEGVLAVLHCRPYRTLEAGDHTIFVGEVIEIETLTDGPPLLYYNRAYRAVGEELASGKLLNSAAPNSAKS, encoded by the coding sequence ATGTCTCACGTGACCGCACCAGCTCTTGGAGAAGCCCTGCGACAGGTGATGCGGCGGGTGCCCTCGCCCGTGACCGTGGTCACGGCGGCCGCCCGCGGTGAAATGCGGGGCATTACGATCGGCTCGTTTACCAGCGTTTCGCTGAATCCGCCGCTCATTTCGTTCAATGTGGCGCAGCAGGCGCGCATGCATCCCCTGTTGCTTGAAGCCCGTCATTTTGCCGTGCACATCCTGGGGACCGAACAGGTGGCGCTTGGCCGGCGCTTTGCTGAGCCCGGTCTGAGCGGTGCGGAGCAGTTCGAAGGGCTGGCTTACCGGTTGCACCCCGAGGGCACTCCGGTGCTGGAAGGCGTGCTGGCCGTGCTGCATTGCCGCCCGTACCGTACGCTGGAGGCCGGCGACCACACGATTTTTGTCGGTGAGGTCATCGAAATTGAGACGCTTACCGATGGCCCCCCGCTGCTTTACTACAACCGGGCCTACCGGGCCGTCGGCGAGGAGCTGGCCTCCGGCAAGCTGCTCAACAGCGCCGCGCCGAACAGCGCAAAGTCGTAG
- a CDS encoding PH domain-containing protein, whose protein sequence is MERSPASEPSSEAPQFRRLHPLTLLVRLLMSLPALIILLLPALRGQTIDQGTLVTLILYGLLAFPLILAHYLRFRYALTPRELLIESGVLTHRRRSIPIDRIQNIQIERTLLARLLGLARVRIETAGSAETEGEIAFVSLAEAQRLKEQVRAFRGSPVSEQAAQPARTLLFAMTPGQLLRSGAFRFSLVYLAGMFSGMEYLDLTPEDLIDWVVRGRLHWVQEAFEQAPLLATMATLLLAALLGWVAGIVVHVVRFYGFQLWQEGERFYRRSGLFTVAESALPRRRVQALVIRTNPLMQHFGWYALEAQLIGLDRETQGVQTLVPFGRLSEIQQIAAHVWPIALPTAWQRVSPRMIRRATVRYLLIGAGVLLGLGWIWPEVRWLLAGLPIGAPLLAWLQYRRHGYAVEASYLFVRQGVFRHRIWCLPYQKMQVFSLTRSLFQRRLGLASLQVDMAGAPAIGGPQIRDLPEKEAEKLLQFVYEQFQTHCRMQSPAS, encoded by the coding sequence ATGGAACGTTCGCCTGCGTCCGAACCATCCTCCGAAGCCCCGCAATTCCGCCGGCTGCACCCGTTGACGTTGCTGGTGCGCCTGCTGATGAGTTTGCCGGCCCTCATCATTCTGCTGCTGCCGGCGCTTCGGGGACAGACGATCGATCAGGGGACGCTGGTCACCCTGATCCTGTACGGCCTGCTCGCCTTTCCGCTGATCCTGGCACATTATCTTCGCTTTCGCTATGCGCTGACGCCGCGCGAACTGCTCATCGAAAGCGGCGTGCTGACGCACCGGCGACGCAGCATTCCGATCGATCGCATTCAGAACATTCAGATCGAGCGCACGCTGCTGGCGCGGTTGCTGGGACTGGCCCGCGTGCGCATCGAGACGGCCGGGAGCGCCGAAACCGAAGGGGAGATCGCTTTCGTCAGCCTGGCCGAAGCGCAGCGTCTGAAAGAACAGGTGCGGGCGTTTCGGGGCAGCCCGGTGTCCGAACAGGCGGCGCAACCGGCGCGCACGTTGCTGTTTGCGATGACGCCCGGCCAGCTGTTGCGCTCCGGGGCGTTTCGCTTTTCGCTGGTGTACCTGGCCGGCATGTTTTCCGGCATGGAGTACCTGGACCTGACGCCCGAGGACCTGATCGACTGGGTGGTACGCGGGCGGCTGCACTGGGTGCAGGAGGCTTTCGAGCAGGCGCCGCTGCTGGCCACCATGGCCACGCTTCTGCTGGCGGCGCTGCTGGGCTGGGTGGCCGGGATCGTGGTGCATGTGGTGCGCTTCTACGGCTTTCAGCTCTGGCAGGAAGGCGAACGCTTCTATCGGCGCAGCGGCCTGTTTACCGTGGCGGAAAGCGCGTTGCCCCGGCGGCGGGTTCAGGCGCTGGTGATCCGGACCAATCCGCTCATGCAGCACTTCGGGTGGTATGCGCTGGAGGCGCAGCTGATCGGGCTGGACCGCGAAACGCAGGGCGTGCAGACATTGGTGCCTTTCGGGCGGCTGTCCGAGATCCAGCAGATCGCCGCCCACGTGTGGCCGATTGCGCTGCCCACAGCCTGGCAGCGCGTCTCGCCGCGCATGATTCGCCGTGCCACCGTGCGTTACCTGCTGATCGGGGCAGGGGTGCTTCTGGGGCTGGGATGGATCTGGCCCGAGGTACGCTGGCTGCTGGCGGGGCTGCCCATAGGAGCGCCGCTGCTGGCCTGGCTGCAGTATCGCCGCCATGGCTACGCGGTAGAAGCGTCCTACCTGTTCGTGCGGCAGGGTGTTTTTCGGCATCGCATCTGGTGTCTGCCCTATCAGAAAATGCAGGTCTTTTCGCTGACGCGCTCGCTGTTTCAGCGCCGGCTGGGACTGGCCAGTCTGCAGGTGGATATGGCCGGAGCGCCGGCTATCGGAGGCCCGCAAATCCGAGACCTTCCCGAGAAAGAAGCTGAAAAGCTTCTGCAGTTTGTCTACGAGCAGTTTCAGACGCATTGCCGGATGCAATCTCCGGCCTCGTAA
- a CDS encoding PH domain-containing protein, whose protein sequence is MESLDPAIRTVWRIKLLLWTLLVLIPVVFYEVTHLFVSDRWLPPGLLLVLVLIGGGSMIWWLPRLRYRYWRYALGPEELILERGVLVRVRTIVPLRRVQHLDIAQDLIEREFGLARIVLHTAGTRHSAVVLPGLRQEQAEALRDAIKRYLLEETL, encoded by the coding sequence ATGGAATCGCTGGATCCGGCCATCCGTACCGTCTGGCGTATCAAGCTGCTGCTCTGGACGCTGCTGGTGCTGATTCCCGTCGTTTTCTATGAAGTGACCCATCTGTTTGTGTCGGATCGCTGGTTACCTCCGGGCCTTCTCCTCGTGCTGGTGCTGATTGGCGGTGGTTCAATGATCTGGTGGTTGCCCCGGCTGCGCTACCGCTACTGGCGTTATGCACTGGGTCCTGAAGAACTGATTCTGGAGCGGGGGGTGCTGGTGCGCGTGCGCACGATCGTGCCGCTGCGACGCGTGCAGCATCTGGACATTGCCCAGGACTTGATCGAGCGCGAATTCGGGCTGGCCCGCATCGTGCTGCACACGGCCGGTACCCGGCACAGCGCCGTCGTGCTACCCGGCCTGCGCCAGGAACAGGCCGAGGCGCTGCGGGATGCGATCAAGCGGTACCTGCTGGAGGAAACGCTCTGA